Proteins encoded together in one Eubalaena glacialis isolate mEubGla1 chromosome 7, mEubGla1.1.hap2.+ XY, whole genome shotgun sequence window:
- the MDFI gene encoding myoD family inhibitor — protein MSQVSGQRPPHCDAPHGAPSAAPDPAQTLSLLPGLEVVTGSAQPEEAALEEGSLEEAAPSMPQSNGPGASQALDSTDLDIPTEAVTRQPQGNPLGCIPLVANGSGHPSELGGTRRTGNGALGGPKAHRKLQTHPSLASPGSKKSKGSTKSAASQIPLQAQEDCCVHCILSCLFCEFLTLCNIVLDCATCGSCSSEDSCLCCCCCGSGECADCDLPCDLDCGILDACCESADCLEICMECCGLCFSS, from the exons CCCAGACCCTATCCCTCCTGCCTGGGCTGGAGGTAGTGACAGGATCCGCTCAACCTGAGGAGGCAGCGCTAGaggagggctccctggaggaggcggCACCCTCCATGCCCCAAAGCAATGGCCCTGGGGCCTCCCAGGCCCTGGACAGCACTGACCTCGACATCCCCACAGAAGCTGTGACAC GCCAGCCTCAGGGGAACCCCTTGGGCTGCATCCCACTAGTGGCGAATGGCTCTGGCCACCCCTCGGAGCTGGGCGGCACCAGGCGGACGGGGAACGGTGCCCTGGGTGGCCCCAAGGCCCACCGGAAGTTGCAGACACACCCATCTCTAGCCAGCCCAGGCAGCAAGAAAAGCAAGGGCAGCACCAAGTCTGCTGCCTCCCAGATCCCTCTCCAGGCACAGGAAG ACTGCTGCGTCCACTGCATCCTGTCCTGCCTGTTCTGCGAGTTCCTGACGCTGTGCAACATCGTCCTGGACTGCGCCACGTGCGGCTCCTGCAGCTCCGAGGACTCGtgcctctgctgctgctgctgcggctCCGGCGAGTGCGCCGACTGCGACCTGCCCTGCGACCTGGACTGCGGCATCCTGGACGCCTGCTGCGAGTCGGCCGACTGCCTGGAGATCTGCATGGAGTGCTGCGGGCTCTGCTTCTCCTCCTGA